From the genome of Rhododendron vialii isolate Sample 1 chromosome 10a, ASM3025357v1:
GTTCAGATGGCAGTGAGGGGTTTGTTGCTCACCTTAGAGACAACCTGTTTTGCTTCATTGGCATGTACACCAGTACCCACCATTTTCCGAACGAGCATTTCAAAAGGACTGTCACTCGTCTTCGTGCTTCTGTGTTTGAATTTGTCTCCCTTGAGATATAAAAAGGGCCTAAGTTTTTGAAACGCTATCTTCTAGCTCAAAACGTCATTCAGGATGACTGGATGTTGGACTGGGATTTGGGATCTTCGTTGATTTTTAGTTCATGGTATCAGTTCATTTCTTGTCTTAAGCTGTTTTATTATTGACGTTTTCTCTCAGCCCCTTTTATGATGCCGTGTCTCTTCCTATCCatatttatgtttttcttttttttatcatctttcTGTTTCATGATTACTGCTAACTTACTCTCGTCGTGCTTAAGCCGCCGTAATTCATCTCTAATTACTTACTGGATGCTAGAATAGTCCCCCATTTGTTTTAGGATCTAATTGAAGATAAAGAGGATAAGTAAGACCTAGGGATCTGTGTAGCTGCTGATGGCACCATGTATGCGATGGGTTTAGCCGTACATCGTTCATTTCCCCTTTGAAGCTATGTACTTGCATGCCCAATGGCTAACTTGTCAGTGTTCCTTATTCTCTTGAAAGTGATCCTTGTTTGTCATTCTTTGGGTTTAATGAAGATTTAAAGTTGGATGTGTTCAGCTTTCAAGTCTGGTCGATCTTGTTGGGCATCTGGCAATGTATTGCTTCTAATCCTTATAGACCTCTATGGATATATCCTGGTAGATACCTACCGTCATTTGTAAAAGATCCATAGCATGTATGTATATCATATGCAGAGGAGACTTGGGAGAAGCAATTAAAGTGATAGCTGTCAGATAAATCTTCGAACTTCGAAGTACTTACATAGGAGCTTGTTTGATTCATTCATCGAACAAATCAATATGACGGGGCGTTTCTATTTCTTTTGTCACTGTAAAGTTCGACTGATTTCAAAATCATCCCTATGGATTTTTTCGTGTCAATTTCAATCTTGTGTTTTATGTCACGTTTCACTGTCATTTGTATGTTAACCTACCACCGGAGAATCCTGAGTTTGTGACTGCATACTTATCACGGGTAGGAAAATGATTTACAACCaacacatcatcaatgcaagctCAACTATATCAAAATCAATTCTCccttgccctctctctctctctctctctctctctctctctcatacacaaaTACGATCTAATAGTCAACACTCTTCAAATGCCGTGTTTCCATGGCAGCGAGGACCACTATGCCCTTCCTCTATCTCCTCCCATTTTAATTCATCTCCGTTAACTATCAATTCAAACTACCATAACCCTTATGAACAATTTTCTCTCGTCCTCTTAATCACACTCTGTCCGCCTCATTTTCTCTCCCCCCAAAATCAGTGACCTCTGCCATTTCTATGTGAACTGCATATGCCACGAATATTAAATGACCACAGATTGTGCATCTATTCTCTGGAAAAAACATAGGCAAATTCTTAATGTAGAATAAAACATATTTGGGAAATGCATTGCACAGCTATGACTACAAATGCAGACCTATATTAGATGAAGACGGAtggaagaaaggagaaaaaactTGAGAGGAAAGCAATCATCTTTGACTCTATCATGCTATCAGCTATATGTGGTGTTCTTCATTTCCCTTTCTGTCTAATAATTAAGAATCTTTTTAACTCCATATAACTGCAGTCTCACTCTGTTGTAGGTGCAAAATTCCAGATAAAGGTCATCAGATCCATTTTCGGTGACCTTGTGAGTGcagaattttctttttaaactgtTAATTGGAGTATGTATAAGTTAAAATTTCTTGTGAGCTTATGATGATACTATGCTCCATACACAGAATTTCAATGTGACGGAAAGCCTGATTCGTATAGAGATGAGGCAGCTGGTAAAGCGGTTCGAAAGCAGTGAGATAATAATGTACGAGAAGCTATGTTACACGGACACAGGTACGTGAATTAGATATGGGTGCATATCTAAGGGTCGGGTACCTCAATCCTGAAAAAAGAGGATTCGTGGATACGTGTCCGAATTTGGACACGGATACGGGGATACGCCACCTAATTttctaaatatttttgttatatttttatacttaaaGAAACCCGTAACTTCTAcacgccaaaaaaaaattgagtataAAATTATCATGTCATCATATTCAtaacaataaaaacataaaGTTACAGTCATAACTCATAAGTTTGCTAAGCATATGGACTAAGAAATTGGGACAGACAGCATACCTTGGAATTGGTAACTACGTTCAAGTTCTAAGGAGTTTTCGAGTCCACCAATTGGTTCTGTTACAAACAAGTAAGTCCTTACTGCTTAGAAATATTGAGTTTTTTACAAAGTTCAATTAGGTAATGAAGACATAGATTTACCTGATTCACTGGTTTCCTGTCCACATGATCACACCATGGCACACTTCATCACCTTTCTTTACATTTGATAGTATGTTGATACTTGATCCTGCAGTTTTTAGAATCTACTGTATATCCTTTCTATTTCTCCATAATCCATACCAAAATGAGATTTACATTAACATAACATAGCAAAAGGCACATAGTTTAGAATTTAGATACATAAAGCCATAAACTAGTTTGGTTATGAAACCATCCAAAATACACAAGATACAATCTTGCATCCAGCATTTGACCGAGAATTatattacaaatttacaagcAAAAGAAGTCATTCCAAGCTGGATATTAAGTTATTAACAAAAGAGTCAAAAGACTAGTGCTTTTAAGTTATCGTCCAGTAGACTTGTAGtctaattgcaaaaagaaatcatGGTTGACACCTTCTTCTACTCACTTTGTTCTTGTTCCCCCCCCACCATCAAGGACCTCAACATCATCATCCTCGTCAAATCTCACTCCTTCCGGCACTGGTTCGTCAAGAGAAAGCTCCACAAGCTGCGTTACATCACCTCCTTCAATGTCAAATTGGTCGCCACCTGAAAAACATAAAGGCAAAAGCATAAATTTCTTAATGCAGTAAACATTACTATCCTGCTGGACTTCCTACTGTGAACCTGTGATATGTTATAATACAAATAAACTTATGTCTCAAAACTTTGAAGGCCCGTCCATGTACTCCTTGGTTTTCCTTGACAATAAGCGCAAATTATAATGAACAAACACAAGATCTTCAGCTCTGGTTGTTAGTAGTCGGTTTCTTTTGATGTTTTGAATCAAGGAATACGTACTCCAATTCCTCTCGCAACAAGAGGAAGAAGCTGGCTGCGAAAGTAGCTTAAATGCCAAAGATTGTAGGAGTGGTGTTGAAGCCTCATGATTGGCCCACCATGAAATGGGTTCCTTATATCTTCTTGCATCAATTACATGAGCTTATTCAAAATACCCAGACCCACTAGAATATGCTCCAAATTCCATGTAAACTTGGTGCAAATCGTTAGTATCAGGAAATAACCGATTAAAGCATTGAGCTCTCATTAATGAGACCTCTCGATCCTCATGTGGTGATACCCGAGGAATTCCTTTACCACTTTGCAACCAAGCATCAGAATAGTATTTTGGGACTAATGAGTGAGCCATACAATGCAAAGGAGTGTTACTCTTGTTCCATCTACtttctaaaatttgttgaattacatcaaaaaagggGTAATGGCCAACAAGTATGTCTTCGTGCTCATGTTcaaatatgatattttttacATTCTCAATCATCGAATCCCACATGTCATATATTAGATGCAAAACAGGAGTGTCCATGTCAGCTTTTCTTAACATATCAATGATCGGTTCCGTGAATTTCAAAAGATGTTCTAAATTATCCCAAaaatcatcatcctcatcaACAATGTATTTTTTCACATCTCGAGCCTTATTTTTAGCCACAGTGGTTCCACCAGCCCTATATACTTTCCAATTTGCATCCATAACCATTTTTTCAAGAGAACTCCTAACTGCCACTATCCTCTTGGCCATTATAATGCTAGAGGCAAACCTAGTTTTAGCCACACTCAATAGTTTCAAATCTAAGTATtgattgaaaatataatttGCCATGCTATGGTTAAGAACAAAGTTACGAATATCATTAACTTTCGAAACCAAGTCTACGATCCACTTACATTGGGCATAGTGTGGTGATTTTGCTCCTGGATCGCATATGCTCTTCAAGGCCAAATTCAGACTATGCACCACACAAGGAGTCCAGAATATATGTGGGAATTTGGTTTCAATGCTCAAGCCAACCGCCTTGTAATTCGTTGCATTATCAGTCACTATTTGAACCACGTGTTCTTCTCCTATTTGTTTGATTGCTTCCATGAACAAACTTCCAACATACTCTGCATCCTTTGTGTTTCCGCTCGAATCAATGGCTTTAATAAACATTGCTCCCCCAACTGATGCTGCCATAATGTTAATGAGCGGTTTACGTTGTGTATCGGACCACCCATCTGAGCACACCGAAACTCCTTTTTTTCTCCATGTATCTTTGAATGGTTGGAGTAGTTTGTTGACATGCTCTTTTTCTTGTGATAACAGAGTTGTTCGAAGCCTATCATACGTAGGGGGACGATAACCAGCTAGTCTACTATTTGCAAGAGTGAGAGTATTGCCTGAAGTATGGAGACCTAGCAAAGTTAAATGGTAACCCATTGGCAAAAAACATTCGTGCAGCTTCTTTATCAGCAACATCTCTCTGAGTAGCATTAAATGCATCAGGTAAAGGACCTTGTGGAGCCATCCCCTTGCGTTTCTTTCGATGGGCAAGATCAGATCCTTCGGGTAGAGAGACATACGCTGCTTTGTTTTTTGCATTCAATTCTTGGTGGGCCTTTCTAGTTTCAGCTTCTGCATGTTCCCTCTTTATTGCATCAAATACTGCATCTGAAATAATTTTGCAATCCTCCACACCAGAGCTAGGAATCTTCAATAGATGACCCTTGACTTCGGTGTATGAACCGGTTACTACCTTGCTGCAGTAATTGCAAGACCAAATTCTATTTCCATCTCCACTCGAAGCCACATTAATAACTTTTACATGATTCCACAAGGGTTTATCATCAAATGCAAACCCTTGATTTGTCTTTGGACGAGCATTGACGTTctgtttccctttttgtttttctcttgtaGAAGCTTGTGAAGAAGACATGGTTAGAGAAATGCAAGAGAAGTGTTTGAAAAGGctgtgtttttttaataagtataTAAACCCCCAGTTCAAAAAGTAATAAATGTGTGGTAGAATCTGTTTGGGGTGTGAGTATTGGTGAGGGGATGAGGCTGAGTAAGCTAATTGTgtaaacaaacagagccttgttcggataaaaaaaataaaaaatagagccTTGTTGGCCTTATTTTGGCGGGATAATTGCCTTGTGACTCCCCATGGACATTAAATGCACAGGACAATTAGTCATGGTCCAATCCTCTCATGTTTGGAGTGTCTTCATATGGCATGATCATTGTATGGATGCTTTGCATACATTCATGATTGATTCTAtgcttttttttgaaaaccaggTTCTATGCTTTACccctgataaaaaaaactttaaaaacatttgatATGAATGGGTTTTTTTGGTCGGCATGATTGATACTTTGATAGTATGAATTATGGAGTATGGTTACTCAAAGTttatcctttttatttttatttttatcagcaCTCAAAGTTTATCCTTAAATGACTATTTATATAGatagacaatttttttcttcaaaaatcatatttctataagaacaattaatttttctgTTCAATGATTGGATTAATTATATATGAAATGAATGGCTTCGATCATCGGTATGCATTCCGAGGCAAGTCCCATGATACATCAAGATTATCTATATAGAacaattaattttgaatttaataaatTGTTTAATTGTCTATAAAATGAATGGTTTCGTTCAATGAATTGGTGCACTATTCGCTACATCGAAGAAGATAACATCTCTGTGTCCGAGATTACGAGTTAGTTACCTTCTTTAAAGCACCATACCTGGTATTGTGTTTGAGATTATCTGAGTGAAATGATCGAATAATTCACACACAATAAGAACGAGGGTGATAAGAGAATTGTTTTGAGTCTTTAGACTTACATATTGATGTTACTCTTTatgaatctctctctccatatgttGGAGATTATTTGATtcaaatgtgtgtgtgtgtgtgtgtatatatatatatacggggcggttccggggacacccataaaaacacctaaaaaaacaccccatagtttcggattaaattttgatgatccgagccactcattgtgatcagaacgtgattttaagagtacccgtgagaaatcagcaaaaaaaatgaccgggaagtacttgatccgaacagtttcgaacagttttttattgaacggttcaaataaaaactgctcaaatcaaacctttcccggtcattttttttgctaatttcttgcgggcacccttaaaatcacattctacacacattgaacggttcggatcataaaaatttgatcgggaactatgagattgagattatgggtgtttttttaggtgtttttttagggtgtccattgaaccgttccgatatatatatatatatatatatatatatatatatatatatataaaacagaATGCTGATCGCTTAGAATTATGTTGATGTTATTCTGTATGATACTTTcaccctctatctctctccctaTCTATCtctcccgtctctctctctctctctctctctctctctctctcggattgTCACACtcatttgtgtatatatagtttGGTAACTAGTGTTATAGAATAAAGGGATAACATGTTTCAATGCATTATCTATTGTCTACGTTAATACTATATGTAGGCTATGTTTTTCCTAAAAAGTCAAATAACAATTAAAATTATCAtcgaattttgaaattttttgaataaagacgaaaaataagccaaaaagcctcacgaattttgaattttgttggaTAAAGACGAGAGGAATCAAGAATCCTAATTCAATTTACAAAATAAACCATTTAGACCATTTTTATTTACCTAATTCATGTAAGTTtgtgttattattttcttttctattaaaATCAAGGCCCCTAAGGCAAactttcaaactttttttaattggaTAATATTTACGTTCGAACACTTAaggaaaaatttctcaaaagaagTCCTGACTTTTTTATATAGTGCtatcattttatattgaaaataAATGGTACAatccttttttttggtacagTAGTATCTCATATTAAATTGTTTACAAAGCATATATTTGTATTAAACACTTATAGAAATATTCTACATATCAATGGGTACCGACCCTCAGTACCgataattttataaaatatccTACTAAAATATCAATTTAATGTTTGCTTTCTCAGAATTGTCGGTCTAGAATTAGAAATGGATCTAGTACTTAGAATTATCACAtttaaaagttaatttttcttttctttttttggtaacaaagttatttttttacaaggatgctttaaaatttaaatacaCTAGCGATTTCTCTTATTGATACACTATTGATCTGTACCTATAGTTGAACTGTATAAATATACTGTATCTAGTTCAAAAAGAAAGAGTAGTGATTTTCACTCTTTGTTTCGAcaaatttacttcatttttggtcttttggtgaaattaatgtgtataatttttcatttaaaaaataaataaatgtgaatctcattaaaaaaaaaaacttgtataaGGGCGCATTCTTGTGAACTTAATTAATTTCGACTTATTTcagtattttgtattttttgtttagtttttcgttgtaatttttgagattaatcgtTTGtatcgacgagaggaatcggaaaagtataaaaatatggactgatattgaaaaaaattcaaataagaagcCGGTCAAATTTCGACTAAACTTATTTATTTGACCGGCgtctaatttgaatttttttcaatatcagtctatatttttatacttttcctattcctctcgtcgagacatatgattaatccaaaaaattacgacaaaaagctagaaaaaaattacaaaaagaataaaatactgaaataagtaaaaaataattaagttcaCAAGAATGCACCCTAAATACAcgatagtttgttttttttttttttttcgggttAATCAGAAAAATCAGTACACGGGACTCGGGAGTGTTTCGATGTAAGAACTCTTTAGTgtgaaaaattattcatatgCATGAGTCATGACAGCATGAGAATCATATAATCCCATAGACATACACATGTATTCAAGTAGTACTActtattaggccccgttccagaaacgaaaataagtacttattttttaagaagacaatttcaagctcaaaaatcacgtgtttacgtaaataatttttctatcaatatggatcttatttgatagatctcattgagatcttttatacggtgaaaaaaaattgaaaaataaattttcatttattttatttttgagtttgaaaatgtgaaataattacttattttttaagaaggtgttctggaacggagccttaatacTTATTGAAGAGACTGGCATGGCTGACATGTAAAGTAGGAAGCGTATATAAGAAGTCTCAAGAATAATCCAGTTGATTGATAGATTTTTGCTCTTTATACAATTAATCAGGGTTCGATTTTAGGAGTgaagcaccaaaaaaataattttttattactttctaGTTATTGAGAGATTATTAGGTACTCCCGGTGTATACACTCTCCTCTTACATAAAATGTGAGGCCTGCAGGTGGATCCTGCGTGGCCTCACATTTTATGTGATAAGATGTGTATACACCGGGAGTACCTAATAATTTTCCCTAGTTATGGAGTGGATGCTTGCTTTTTATTGAACCGGAGATGAAATTATCGACTTTGATGTTTGGATTGTCCAAGCCTCATTTTAAATTTGGTTGTCCATTACTATTAAAtcatactaaaaaataaaaggatatgaaagtaaaaaataaataaaattaagatTACATTGGAATTACAGTTTATTTCTGTTGCCCAAGTCTGAGGTCTGGTGGGACTTACCCCTAAATCgattctaaatttctaattaaccgtggaaaaaaataaaaagataaagtGTGCAAGTTGCTTTCgctgagatttttttttcaataattctaCTTCTACACCGAAATACATACGCAAATAATTTGTATGGACCTCATACACCCATATGAACGGTGGATGCGTATTTTGAGTGTGTACTGGGGGTGGAGTTAAATATTACACGGCAGTAAACATTTGGCCGCCAACCCATAAATCCAtcattacttttttgaaaaatagtactcctacttttttttgataatcaaaagggtAGGAGGGGGCGACCGGCGTAGCAACCcccttgggcgtgaccataggggctcccaACCCGCTGTAAAATGTCCGGTTAAAGCCATAGCTACTGTCCGGGAGGACAGACCATCACCACAGCACCACCTAGACGCACAGCTGGCACATGGCCCTCCATGCGTCCCTCCAGctcatatatatttttgcaaCTGCAGGGGCTCGAACCCGAGTGCACATGGAGGGAGAGGTACTTAAGCCCCATCACCTGTGCCAACTGGGCTACCACCATGATGGCAAATAGTACTCCTACTGAACTCCACTATTTCCTTTTGTACtctatataaacaatttttttgggaatcgTCCATTCATGAACAAAAATGTTACTTGCACAATCGTtgtgttgattgtgtatgtaATTTTAACCgttcagatgtatttggacggtctagatgaATGAATCATGATACATCCGAAAATCTGAtcacaacagaaaaaaaaattttaagccTCCATATGTTGATCTGCGGCCACGtggaaaaataaatgtttctCTTACCTTCCTCACCCCTTTCTCCTTCTCGACGAGATAGCAACAAACACAGAGAgcctgataaaaaaaaaaaaaaaacaaacacagagAGCAGCAGCCGCAGCTCCAGATCGGAAAAAACAAAGACAGAGCAGCAGCCGCAGCACGAGATCGGAAAAAACGGAGACAGAGCAGCAGCCATGGCCGTTCAAAAAGAAAGCCGGAGCATCCATATCCTCACACAAGCACCACCAGAAAAGCCCATTTAGAGATTTGGAGGTAGAGTTCATCGAATCCTCAATCTTTTTTTCATTCTGTCTTCACTCTTCAGTCTTCACTATCACCATAATTTTTGAACGTGTCCGATTATTTCCCACGAATCCGGCACGAGTACCCGTACccgtatcgtgtcgtgtcgacACGGGTACTTCGCCCATAAACATGGATCCGTGTAACATAGACGAGAAGTGAATATCAGTCGACATTCTTTAGTAGATATGGAAAATACCTTCAATTTCCTACACAGAtcctcgtgtgtgtgtgtgtgtgagagagagagagagagggaaaataCCTTCAATTTTCTACACACAGATCctcgtgtgtgtgtgagagagagaaagagagacctgTTATCTTATTCCATTACCATCTTATGTTATATGTAACATGGTTCTTTTGTAACTTATGCTCATTTTTGCTATTCTTGCACAGAGTTGCGTCTCAAGGATTCAAGTTTGTGTAAAGATGTTGAATGTAAAATGGTT
Proteins encoded in this window:
- the LOC131303535 gene encoding uncharacterized protein LOC131303535; translated protein: MQKTKQRMSLYPKDLILPIERNARGWLHKVLYLMHLMLLREMLLIKKLHECFLPMGYHLTLLGLHTSGNTLTLANSRLAGYRPPTYDRLRTTLLSQEKEHVNKLLQPFKDTWRKKGVSVCSDGWSDTQRKPLINIMAASVGGAMFIKAIDSSGNTKDAEYVGSLFMEAIKQIGEEHVVQIVTDNATNYKAVGLSIETKFPHIFWTPCVVHSLNLALKSICDPGAKSPHYAQCKWIVDLVSKVNDIRNFVLNHSMANYIFNQYLDLKLLSVAKTRFASSIIMAKRIVAVRSSLEKMVMDANWKVYRAGGTTVAKNKARDVKKYIVDEDDDFWDNLEHLLKFTEPIIDMLRKADMDTPVLHLIYDMWDSMIENVKNIIFEHEHEDILVGHYPFFDVIQQILESRWNKSNTPLHCMAHSLVPKYYSDAWLQSGKGIPRVSPHEDREVSLMRAQCFNRLFPDTNDLHQVYMEFGAYSSGSGYFE